A single region of the Mycobacterium lentiflavum genome encodes:
- a CDS encoding carboxylate--amine ligase/circularly permuted type 2 ATP-grasp protein, with protein MRPESARTLGVEEEFHLVDLKTRRLTARAPELLAELTDDYVAELQRCVVETNTQVVDSIGELRQELVRQRKVLVETATELGMGVVAAGAVPLTVPAEMQVTKTPRYRQMLADYQLLAREQLICGTQIHVGVADRDEAVEVGYRLAAYLPTLLALSASSPFASDGSDTGYASMRTLVWQRWPTTGPAAPVHTAAEYDQLVTDLVASGVISDVGMVYFDVRPASAAPTLELRVCDSCPSVDTVVLIAGMFRALVEREAAAAHAGTAPTILSPAVSRAAVWRAARSGLEGELVDVRGPVSRPASEVVGELVDGLRPHLEQTGDWETVSELCRQALQRGTSSARQRRALRRRGRLTDVVDQLMAETAASGPTLMTVSDDRTLLFGYQPGSKPPVETARGNLDDSYDEAVDGNGQPRPHYRNVLDAIAQIGVAQLRSREAAIEQEQRADNVTFRVSGQSRAQLFPVDLVPRLVTAQEWAQLCDGLAQRARALDAFLRDIYSAQEIMAAGIIGDQILDRAPGFRSTGRLAGDTVRAHISGTDIVCDRAGGWMVLEDNLRVPSGMAYAIVNHRLVTKHLGELQPPVAVEDVAQAPAMLLETLRAAAPAHAPDDPTVAVLSAGWEDSAWFEHTFLAEEMPVALVQPSDLSLRDGKLVQHVGSSVRRIDVVYARMDEDMLLSSTGYDGAPLRPGLLRAIANGHLTIANALANGVADDKAIYAYVPEMIKFYLGEKPSLAQVPTWICAERDQRDHVLANLGDLVVKPIDGLGGSGVLIGPDASEAALDARRRELETQPERFIAQEPVNLSTHPTFDGDGLYPHHVDLRAFVHLRAAANGAVSAHVMPAALTRVASRGSRIVNSSYGGGSKDTWILSEPLSESD; from the coding sequence ATGCGACCTGAGTCGGCCAGAACGCTGGGCGTCGAAGAGGAATTCCACCTTGTCGATCTGAAGACACGGCGGCTCACGGCGCGTGCGCCCGAACTGCTGGCCGAGCTGACCGACGACTATGTGGCCGAGCTGCAGCGGTGTGTCGTCGAGACGAACACCCAAGTGGTTGATTCGATCGGCGAGTTGCGCCAGGAACTCGTCCGTCAGCGCAAGGTTTTGGTCGAGACCGCCACGGAATTGGGGATGGGGGTCGTCGCGGCCGGCGCGGTGCCGCTGACGGTGCCGGCCGAGATGCAGGTGACCAAAACGCCGCGCTATCGGCAGATGCTCGCCGATTACCAGCTGCTGGCCCGGGAGCAGCTGATCTGCGGCACCCAGATACATGTGGGTGTCGCAGATCGCGACGAAGCGGTCGAGGTCGGCTACCGGCTGGCCGCGTATCTCCCGACGTTGCTCGCCTTATCCGCCAGCTCGCCCTTCGCGTCGGACGGGTCTGACACTGGTTACGCGAGTATGCGCACGCTGGTTTGGCAGCGCTGGCCCACAACGGGTCCGGCCGCTCCGGTGCACACGGCCGCAGAATACGACCAACTGGTCACCGACCTGGTGGCCAGCGGAGTCATCTCCGACGTCGGGATGGTCTATTTCGATGTGCGACCGGCGAGCGCGGCGCCGACGCTGGAGCTGCGGGTGTGCGACAGCTGCCCGTCCGTGGACACGGTCGTCTTGATCGCCGGGATGTTCCGAGCCCTGGTGGAGCGCGAGGCCGCGGCCGCGCATGCGGGTACTGCGCCGACGATCCTCTCACCGGCGGTGAGCCGGGCGGCGGTGTGGCGAGCCGCCCGGTCGGGGTTAGAGGGCGAGCTGGTCGACGTCCGCGGCCCCGTCAGCCGACCGGCATCCGAGGTGGTCGGCGAGCTGGTCGACGGACTGCGTCCGCACTTAGAGCAAACCGGTGATTGGGAAACCGTCAGCGAACTGTGCCGCCAAGCCCTGCAGAGAGGAACGTCTTCGGCTCGCCAGCGCCGGGCGCTGCGCCGTCGCGGACGTCTCACCGACGTTGTCGACCAACTGATGGCCGAGACGGCTGCCTCAGGTCCGACCTTGATGACCGTCAGTGACGATCGGACGCTCCTGTTCGGCTACCAACCGGGCAGTAAACCGCCGGTCGAGACCGCTCGTGGCAATCTCGACGACAGCTACGACGAAGCGGTCGACGGCAACGGTCAGCCGCGACCCCACTATCGGAATGTCCTGGATGCCATCGCCCAGATCGGCGTGGCCCAACTGCGTTCTCGGGAAGCGGCCATCGAGCAGGAGCAGCGCGCCGACAACGTCACCTTCCGCGTCAGTGGTCAAAGCCGGGCCCAACTGTTCCCCGTCGACCTAGTTCCGCGCCTGGTGACCGCTCAAGAGTGGGCCCAGCTGTGCGACGGCTTGGCGCAGCGAGCGCGCGCACTGGACGCGTTCCTGCGTGACATCTACTCCGCGCAAGAGATCATGGCGGCAGGCATCATCGGCGACCAGATCCTCGACCGTGCACCCGGCTTCCGCTCGACGGGGCGGCTGGCGGGCGATACCGTCCGAGCCCACATCAGCGGCACCGACATCGTGTGCGACCGAGCCGGCGGGTGGATGGTGCTCGAGGACAATCTGCGAGTGCCATCGGGGATGGCCTACGCCATCGTCAACCATCGCTTGGTCACCAAGCACCTCGGCGAACTGCAACCACCGGTCGCGGTCGAGGACGTCGCCCAGGCACCCGCAATGCTGCTGGAGACGCTGCGCGCCGCGGCGCCGGCGCACGCGCCCGACGACCCGACCGTCGCGGTGCTGTCGGCCGGCTGGGAGGACAGCGCATGGTTCGAGCACACCTTTTTGGCCGAGGAAATGCCGGTGGCGCTGGTGCAGCCGTCAGATCTGTCACTGCGCGACGGCAAGCTGGTCCAGCACGTCGGATCGAGTGTCCGGCGCATCGATGTGGTGTATGCGCGGATGGACGAGGACATGCTCTTGTCGTCGACCGGATACGACGGCGCGCCGCTGCGGCCGGGCTTGCTTCGCGCGATCGCCAACGGCCATCTCACCATTGCGAACGCGCTGGCCAACGGAGTCGCCGACGACAAAGCGATTTATGCGTATGTGCCGGAAATGATCAAGTTCTATCTTGGCGAGAAGCCCAGCCTGGCCCAGGTGCCCACCTGGATCTGCGCCGAACGCGATCAGCGCGACCACGTACTGGCGAATCTCGGCGACCTGGTCGTCAAACCGATCGACGGGCTGGGCGGCAGCGGGGTGCTGATCGGGCCCGACGCCTCCGAGGCTGCGCTGGACGCGCGCCGGCGCGAACTGGAAACTCAACCGGAGCGATTCATCGCTCAGGAGCCGGTGAACTTGTCGACCCATCCCACCTTTGACGGCGATGGCCTATACCCTCATCACGTCGACCTGCGCGCATTCGTGCATCTGCGCGCGGCGGCGAACGGCGCGGTATCGGCACATGTGATGCCCGCGGCGCTGACCCGAGTAGCCAGCCGCGGGTCGCGCATCGTCAACTCGTCATACGGCGGCGGCAGCAAAGATACCTGGATCCTCAGCGAGCCATTGAGCGAAAGCGACTGA